The Coccidioides posadasii str. Silveira chromosome 2, complete sequence genomic interval TCGCCCAAGTCCAAGCGTTTGGGCTTCGAAGCGGGGTTCTTTGCACTTCCTCGATTGGAAGGCCGATGCGGAATACCGGGTGAGGGCATCTAAATTGAGCTATAGCATTAGCAAGATAAGAGTCAGCCCGCACAGCTTCGCTTTTTTTATTGTTATTGGTGTTGGTTGCGAAGTGATAATATTGGTGTTCTGGTTGGTTCAAGCGGGATTTGTTTGTTTACATACCATCAACTATGGAAGATACAGCACAATACACATTGTCTAAGGCTGAGATTTTCACAGTAAAGCTCAAAAGCTTAGGTTAGATGCAGAGAACCAGATAAGGCATCaggaagaaggaagaaaatgTGGAGATAGTGAACTGTCAGATTTATATCTGGGCTTGCTGCATGGTCGACGTCAGTGCGATGGGGGTTCGAGCGCCTAACAAACAAATCAGCACATGCACCGTTGCGCGAGGATCGGTTTGCTGGTGTCGGTCAAACACAGTCTCACTCAACACACATACACCCCGGGACAAGACATGCAGTCAATGACAAGGAGTCATTGGTTACAGACAAGAAGTTATCCAGATTTACAAGTAAATTGCTGATGATGTCGTATTCCAAGCTGACTGTTTTCAAACGGTTAAAACGGGGCTTGGCGCGTTTGTCTGTTTCACAAATGTGGCTGCAGAATGAAGCTGTCTACTCCGTAGCAGTCAATGCATTCATTGCCAATCTATTGCGGGAGAGAATCAAGGAAAGAAAGACATTAAATAGACTATCAGCCATAAAAATCTAGAAGTGTACTCGTCGTCTAAACCTAAAGCGGTTCCGATTCGGCCTTGATTGAACTTTTCCCCATGCCCCTGGAGTGCGAATTATCAATTAAAAAGCGGGTAATTGGATTAAAGAAACAGCTCTACAAACGGAGAGATATCTATGACAAGGCAATGCTGATCCGCAAACTCCAATTCTATTCGCCACCGCTAGTTTAACTTGCGGGCCTTGACCGTCTCTTGCATTTGTTTGACCGCTCTCGACATAACGCAGATGCTCGACTTGACGTAATCTAGAATTTTGTTAGTTCTTGCCGTTCAATCATCCTGGACAGGAAATATAACTTACGAGATGGGATCACGATCCAGATGAAGTTCATGAAAAAGTAGTAGCACCAGAAATAATAGGCCTCAGGACGGCAGTAGCTCAATCCATTATGGTAATGGTCAAACATGCTGGTGGCGTAGTACAAGATATCACCGTAGATTTGGCCGACGGAGACGATCAATTGCAACGGATGACGAAGGGAGGATTCCGTGGTGATCAAGTAGGCGAGGATGAAGCACAACGGTCCCCATAACACCTGCTCACACGCCGGTCAGAATGGGTCGCTGTGCCCGTATTGGAAAAGCAGTGAAACTTACGGCAGTGATAGTCTCCATGCAGAGCACGAACGGATCAGAAGTCAAATACCGAGAATCAGAAAGAGAGTATTCCTTCCACAGCTGGCCGAAGAGATCTTGCGCAGGGGCCATGCGAGTGTGGTTGAGAACGAAATATCCTTCGAAGAAAAGATGGATGCTTCCACCTAGTCAAGAATATCAGCATATCTCCATCCGTTGcctttttgatttttgcGCCACAAAACGTACTGAGAACAAACCACAGCACTGCGAGCTTATCTGCCTTTGGCAAGCTCGGACGCACATACGAGACAATCCCGAGCGTCACCAGCAAGATCAACCCCCATGATACCGCAAATCCTCCGACCAAGACCGGCACGGACCATTCATTTGCCAGATATCCAACGAGCTGAGCCTCGATGGGGTAGTAAGGATGCGATGGTGTGGTTAGATTGGCCATTGAGAGATATTCTGTTGCTCGTGCGGGAAAGCTGCGGTCTGATCAAGGGCGCGCGAGTTGGCTAGAAATATAACATGTCAGTGATCCTTAACGCTTCTTCAGTGCCAGGAAAAGAGAATTTAACATACCTCGATCCTGGCGGGGATTGGGGACAGAGGTTTCTGGGGGTTGCGATGATTGCGATTAAATTTATACAATCGCCTAGTTATTCGTTTGCTTGCCAAATGACTTCTTAGTTCAGGAACAAAATTGGCGCCAAGCCAGAGCTGGCGGCAGCGAATCGTACGTGTCGGGAGCGCCGGTGCGGTGCGTGGCCATCATTGCCAAGTTCTGTGGAAATAGCTAGAGTCAGAGAAATGCAATGGACGAATCGAGAATCGGTGGCCTGAAGCCGCAGAGTTCCAGTGTGCATAAAAATCCGGGAGTACCAAAATCCAAACAAAATCCCCTGCCGCATCCACTTCCAGAATCCACAATGGCCTTGCGGAGGCCGCGAGGCCCGAATCCCCACGGAAAATACCAGCAGGCTGGCTGCATGGACTAACGACTACATTGCACTCCGTGCAAGGGAACAGCCCCCAGCCACAGGAGAATGCACTGACTCGTAGTAGCCGGAGGTCCAAGGTTGCAGGCCTACCGAGACCACCTTCAAACAACGGTCCTCTTATCGCCTCGATGGAGCGGATTCCAGGGAGTCAATGGACACCTTAATTCTAGCGAAGTGCCGCCGGGGACGAGCAACGAATTTCGGGCCTTTTCACCTTTCTACGGTCGTGGTTCGCCTTGCTTAAGCTAAAGTGGGATGCGGAATTCTCCCTTACGAGGGACCGACTTGCGGAGGACTCAACAGGAATTCCACAGGAATCCCGCAGTCAAGGTAGCCCCATAATGGGGGCAGGCGGCTACCTATGCTTTCCTTGGACTATCCGCCATCTGCTCGCTTTGAAAGGGTTATTGGGACAGCAAACTACTTCAAATCAAGTTGGTTCTGTCTACGGGGTTCCTCCACACACGTATTCTGCTGCTTTCTCGGCCGTCATAGATGTTGGGGAAAGGATGTATTGAGTGTACCGTCGGCAGAGTCAGCAACACTCGCCTGGCTATTATCCCTATC includes:
- a CDS encoding uncharacterized protein (EggNog:ENOG410PN3B~COG:I~TransMembrane:5 (o30-53i65-84o115-139i151-170o185-206i)~BUSCO:12882at33183), which encodes MANLTTPSHPYYPIEAQLVGYLANEWSVPVLVGGFAVSWGLILLVTLGIVSYVRPSLPKADKLAVLWFVLSGSIHLFFEGYFVLNHTRMAPAQDLFGQLWKEYSLSDSRYLTSDPFVLCMETITAVLWGPLCFILAYLITTESSLRHPLQLIVSVGQIYGDILYYATSMFDHYHNGLSYCRPEAYYFWCYYFFMNFIWIVIPSHYVKSSICVMSRAVKQMQETVKARKLN